A genomic segment from Glycine soja cultivar W05 chromosome 18, ASM419377v2, whole genome shotgun sequence encodes:
- the LOC114394700 gene encoding protein SULFUR DEFICIENCY-INDUCED 1-like produces MEEPSGCNKSAPKGKKDDLYHVLHKVPYGDSPYVRAKHAQLVEKDPEAAIVLFWKAINSGDKVDSALKDMAVVMKQLDRSDEAIEAIRSFRSLCSKQSQESLDNVLIDLYKKCGKIDEQIEMLKRKLKLIYQGEAFNGKLTKTARSHGKKFQVSIKQETSRLLGNLGWAYMQKMNYMMAEVVYRKAQIIDPDCNKACNLGLCLIRQARYEEAQLILEDVLKGNLPGSDDSKARKRAQDLRTELRSMLPPPHFSDLLGLDDEFIKGLEQLMNEWGPIRSKRLPIFEEISSFRDQLAC; encoded by the exons ATGGAAGAACCAAGTGGTTGCAACAAGAGCGCtccaaaaggaaaaaaggatgACCTTTACCATGTACTTCACAAGGTCCCTTATGGAGATAGCCCTTATGTCAGAGCTAAGCATGCCCAG CTGGTAGAAAAGGACCCGGAAGCTGCAATTGTATTATTTTGGAAAGCAATAAATTCTGGGGATAAAGTGGACAGTGCTCTAAAGGATATGGCAGTAGTGATGAAGCAATTGGACAGATCTGATGAAGCCATTGAAGCCATTCGTTCATTTAGAAGCCTTTGCTCCAAACAATCCCAAGAGTCCCTTGATAATGTATTAATAGATCTTTATAAG AAATGTGGAAAAATAGATGAGCAAATAGAAATGCTGAAGCGAAAGTTGAAGTTGATCTACCAAGGTGAGGCCTTCAATGGGAAACTCACCAAGACAGCAAGGTCTCATGGCAAGAAGTTCCAAGTTTCTATCAAACAAGAAACTTCAAGATTACTG GGAAACCTGGGCTGGGCCTATATGCAAAAGATGAACTACATGATGGCTGAGGTGGTGTATCGGAAAGCCCAAATAATTGATCCGGATTGTAACAAGGCCTGTAACTTGGGCCTGTGCCTCATCAGACAAGCCAGATATGAAGAGGCACAATTGATTCTTGAAGATGTATTAAAAGGAAATCTTCCCGGCTCAGATGATAGCAAGGCAAGGAAACGGGCCCAAGATCTCCGAACAGAGTTGAGATCCATGCTACCGCCACCACATTTCTCAGATCTTTTGGGCCTAGATGATGAGTTCATCAAAGGACTGGAACAATTGATGAATGAATGGGGCCCAATTAGATCAAAGAGACTTCCAATTTTTGAGGAGATTTCTTCATTTAGAGATCAATTAGCATGTTAA